A stretch of DNA from Hypanus sabinus isolate sHypSab1 unplaced genomic scaffold, sHypSab1.hap1 scaffold_833, whole genome shotgun sequence:
tcatctcagcccagtattgcatcctatcaatgtcctgctgtaaattTTGACAGtcttccatactatccacaacatcccaatATTTCTGTCATCATCATATTTACGAGCCCAACCATCCAATTCCTCattcagttcatttataaaaatcgccaAGAGTAGGGGTCCGAGAACAGATCCCTAGGGcacgccactggtcaccggcctccatgcagaatatgacccgcctacaaatactttttgccttctgtggacagccagttctgtatccacaaaAGATATGTCACCTTGGatccatgccttcttactttccctATAAGTCTTAcatgggctaccttatcaaataccctgCTCAAAAATCCATACTTTCTACatatactgctctaccttcatcaatgtgtttcgtcacattctcaaaaaattcaatcaagctgataagactcactggactataatttcctgggctatccctactccctttcttgaatacgaGAGCAACATCCGCAACGCCCCAATCCTCCGGAAACTCTCCCGTCCTCGTTGATGACGCAAACATTaccgctagaggctcagcaatctcctccctcgcctcccacggtTTCCTGGGATGCTTCCCttccggtccaggtgacttatccaaattgatgaTTTCTAAAATCTCCAGAACATCCTATTGCCTAATACCTATCGGCAAGTGGTTTTCAGTCCGTTGcaggtcatccctacaatcgccaagatccttaacCGTAGAGAATACGGAAGCAAGGTTTTCATTAATTACCTCTTCCGGTCCCATAAAcccttttgtactgtctcacttgattgggcccattctctcacgtcttatcctcttgctcttcacgtacttgtagaatgccttggggttttccttaatcctgtctggcaaggcctcctcatggccccttctggaacTAATTTATTCTTAAGCTGCTTCTTGCTTATCTGACaggtttctagatctctatcattaccctttttttaacctttcgtaagctctttttttttcttcttcactcGATTTACAacggcctttgtacaccacggttcctgttcCGTGTATGCTTGTACTTCCCACTGGTAGCGATGAATGGAACACAGTTAGCCAACCTCCAACCTTTGCAATTCTTCCCCGATGCCTATAACTGCTATCACAGAAACCTATGTCCGTCAGATTGCATAACTTATAAACGTTTACTTATTATGGAATAGTAaatgtttgatttcattttcagatTCGTAACGGAATTCATAAACCTGCAGATTCTATTCTTGTGTTGTGCACTAACCAATCCCCTATGTTTTAACAGAACGTGTTTCCAATGTCACTGTTACATCTAACGCCACCAGACTGATTGAGTACAGCGACACCGTCAGACTAACCTGCTCCGCAAGAGGCACGAATGTCTCTTACCTGTGGCATgcggagaatcgcaagataatTCCTGGAGACAGGATTGTTCTGAATGGAGATCacagcacactcactgtttctGGAGTGCTACGGACAGACGGAAGTTTCACCTGTAGAGCAAGCAACATGATTAACGAAATCACAAGCTCTCCGTTTTCTCTTCATGTCAGCTGTAAGTGTCCCGATTTTCCGGTAGTTACATATAATATCACAGTTCCACCGAGATACGGGATTCCGGGAGTTTGTGAGTACATTAGTGATCGTTGCCTGAGGTATTAACCACTATCGACTAACACTGGGACAACTGAACAGTTAATTAGGAGACAGATCCAGGTCTATCTCGGACGCTGgggaactaaaattaaaattttaaatttcaAATCCAAGTTACATTACGGCGGCGGTTAAGCTACCACTATCTCGGTTCAAATCTGTACTTCAGgtacttcccctttatccttaaactgtcacCCCTCATTCAGGACCTCCccgacatcggaaacaatcttcctgcatctagcctgtccaatccctttagaaatttatacgtttcaataagatcccacctcaattttctaaattccagtgagtataagcctagtcgatccaatatttcttcatatgaaagttctgccatcccaggaatcaatctgttgaaccttctctgtactccctctatggcaagaatgtctttcctcagattacgggatcaaaattgcacacaatattctagttgtggtctcatcaaggccttgtacaactgcagtaggacctccctactcctgtactcaaatcattttgctatgaatgccaacataccatttgtctttttcaccgcctactgtacctgcatgcccaccttcaatgactggtgtacaatgacaccgaGGTTTCgatgcacctccccttttcctaatcggccaccattcagataataatctgttttcctgtcttTGCCACTAAAGtgtataacctcacatttatccacattaaattgcatctgccatgaattttcccactcacctatcctatccaattcaccctgcatcctcttagattcctcctcacagctaacaccgctgcccagcttggtgtcatttgcaaacttggagatgctgcatttatttccctcgtctaaatcattaatatatattgtaaacaactggggtcccagcactgagccttgcggtgcccactagtcactgcctgcaattctgataaggtcccgtttactcccactctttgcttcctgtctgccaaccaattcgctatccacatcaataccatatccccaataccgtgtgttttaagtttgcacactaatccccttgtcaaatgccttttgaaaatctaaatatgccacatccactggctctcccctatccactgtgctagttacatcttcaaaaaattctgtaagattcgtcagacataattttcctttcacaaatccatgctgactttgtcccatgATTTCACCTCTgttcaaatgtgctgttatcacatctttgataagcgactctagcattttccccaccaccgatgtcagactaaccggtctataattccccggtttctctctccttcctttttttaaaaagtggggttacattagccactctccaatcctcaggaactaatcgaGAATCTTAggagttgtagcggtgtgctacacgcagcgctaaaattacgacacggagtcggtaactgcagtcgaaggaaaaaactttattcgaaaacttcagcctcacttttaagcctccctcaaccggccccccatggcgcagaggctccaaagctctgtgctcgcaaacccccgtaggctatctaattgtgagtcggttcagatgcaccaggaaatgggtcgccacataaccccccccccccaccccagaaccggcgatacaccccccaatgtccacagtctgggccagaacctgcttgggaggtcggcctctgcgccgaggcgccagaaactcggccggttgcgccaggtccacatggccggtttgaggcggtccaccgtgaaaacctcctctttccccccaacgtccagcacgaacgtggacccgttgttccggagcaccataaacggcccctcgtatggccgctgcagcggcggccgatgcccgccccttcgtacaaacacaaacttacagttctgtaggtctttgggtacgcaggtcgggtgccgcccgtgctgtgaagtgggtatgggggccaggttaccgagcttctcgcgtaattttagcgctgcgtgtagcacaccgctacaattggtgcgctacaattacgacacggagtcggtaactgcagtcgaaggaaaaaactttattcgaaaacttcagcctcacttttaagcctccctcaaccggccccccatggcgcagaggctccaaagctctgtgctcgcaaccccccgtaggctatctaattgtgagtcggttcggatgcgccaggaaatgggtcgccacagagttttgaaaaattatcactattgcatccactatttcttgggctatttcctttagcactctgggatgcagaccatctggtcctggggatgtatctgcctttaatcccttcaatttacctaacaccacttcccttctaacatgtatttcccttagTTCCTCCATCTAACTAGATGGTCTTGGTCCCTTACTATATCCCTTACTTGGCCCCtcacccttggtcccttactatttccggaagattatttacgtcctccttagtgaagacagaaccaaagtagttattccaTTGGTCAGCCACGTTTTTGTTCCCTgtcatcaattcacctgtttctgactggaaaggacctacatttgtccggaacaatcttttttttttcttttcacatatctataaaagcttttacagtcagtttttatgttccctgccagcttgctctcataatcttttttccctttcctaattaagccctttgtcctcctctgctggtctctgaatttctcccatttctcaggtgtgccactttttttttgctaatttatatgtttcttctttggacttgatactatccctaatttcccttgtcagccacgggtgcactgccttcgctggtttattcttttgccaaactgggatgtgcAATAGTTCTATTCATTCATATTGAAATTATCTCCTTAAAATTCTAATTctagtttctgttttttttttcacaacaccACGGAAGCTGATCCGAACTTGGTACAGTGAATGCAAAGTTATTACTTTTTAAATAAATGCACCATTGAATCTCCGGCGCAGTGTAAGGCTGTTTAGGAAGTTTGGTAATAATTCCGTTCACCGAAAGGGACAGGGAAAGTTCAGAGTGTAAAACGCTCACAGTCCATATCAGCCCCACAACCCTTCTGGCAAATGTCCATCGCTACGACGAGGTGGGGATCCATTGCTTCAGTGCACATGTGGAAGCGGGAAGTTACAGCTGTTAGATCTGGATGAAAATCACAATGGGCAGTGGTGTTACAGCTACCggtcctcactgatagagactaaACCTAGAATATTGGAACTGAAAACGCGTCCTACGATAACACGCTGTAAACTGGAGTGTCCCGATAATTGCACACGTGGTCAGTGACTTGACTGTATAGTGTGTGCCTACATGACATTCGGCCCGATCACTGATTACATGAGTTATTGCATCTACACACTGCAAGTTGCCTTACCTATCCCCGCAGAGCAACGCTTTGAATTTTGTCTGGAACGTTTTTCTGAACTCTTTTCCACAAAACACACACCTGGGGAAGTTTTTCGAAACGATACGCTTATGACTGGCGTGCATTGTATCCAGCTTGGAGGAGGAGACGGGTTTTGGGATATGAGGTAACTGTGCAGTTCATAGTTTCGGAAGACGTGGATAATCTGACACTCTGTCCCGACTCTCCTCTTTCCCGCGCGTGTTTTCCAGACGGATGCATTCTCCGGTGTGTGGGAGCGCTTTCTCTGGTGGTGGGCTGTTCTTCCTCTGCAGCTGAGGAACTCTGTTGTATCTCCTGTGTGATTTGTTGCAACCCCTTTTGTCCGTTTCTTTTAGACGGACCGGATCGTCCATCCGTCATCACTCAACCGCACTCGTCTTTTCACATTGCCGGAGGCTCCCTAAGGTTAACATGTTTCTCACAGTCCCGCCCAGATGCTCAATTGAATTGGCAACTGAACGGTGCCCACCTACACAGTGGGCAGGAGGTCGTCCTCGACAGCATCTCTGTGAACAACGCGGGAACGTATACTTGTGAGGCCTATAACACGATTACAAAAAGGAATAATGCCTCAACCACGGAAATCATTGTGTTCGGTAGGTAGTCCGTACCTCCCTTTGTTGAGGTCCTATAATTAATGGTGTTGGTGGAGACGGGCCCGTGTAATCCAACTAAATGCCTGAACAAATTCTAACGATATCAATCCACAACGTTGCATATTGATGAATAAGAGTATTGATGAAGATGAAAATTGGAATTATTCTGACTTGCTGATTAAATTGCAAATTTTTACTTGCTGCAGTTAAGACCAGAAGGCCTTAATCATTGGAAGGagatttagaccatttggccaatggagtccgctccgccatttcatcatggctgatccaatattcctcGCAGTCCCGATCACAGCCGTTTCCGCATAttcctcatgccctgaccaattgtgAATCTGTCATCCTCGGCTGTAAACTTACATAACGATActccctctacagctgcctgtggaacaTAATTCTCAGATTCATCATGTTCTGTTGAAAGAGATTCATTTTCGCCTTGGTTTCTGAAAGGATACCACTCTATGCACAGGTTGTGTCTTCTGAGTTCAGACTCTACCGCCATGAGAATCAtctttcccacatccactccaacaaggcctttcacaattcgataggtttccatgaggtctccccacattcttctgaaccccAGTGGGTGAAGGCCCGGGCCCATCAAACCCTCTTCTCCAGTAAAGCCGTTCAAACTTGGGATCATTTTGGCGAACATCCTTGGAAACCGCTTCAGTTTGATCACATTCTCTCTCAACGACAAgggtcccaaaatgcatcacaatactccaagtgaggcctcaccggtgcttcatcaagtttcagcattacatccctccttttatattctagtccccttgtaatgaatgctgacatcgcaTGACCCCTGATACCTGAAACATCCGAcatttcacagtgtgttccacggtGAGGGCTGATGCAGTTTGTCCACCAGTTCCTTGTTCCCCGTACTACCTCTCCACTATCGTTTCTGTACggcccgatatccactcttgcttctcGTTTCACACTTGTTGTACGTTAAGACTCTGTGCCGATCTTCATTAATATTAGTGGCTGGAGTGCTTTCTCATTCATCTTTACCTTCTAAATGACCTTTTAGTTGCCAATTGTTTTTTTAtacaacttcccaatcatctgactTCCCATTAATGATTGTTCCATCATATACCCTCCTTTTGAccttcatgttggctttgacttctcttctccGCCACTgttatgtcatctttcctttagaatattccttcctcctctgccgtcatccccgccagtgTTATTTCTCAAGTAAATCTGGCCAACCCCTCTCTAGTGTTTCTCTAACTCCTTTTAACCCACTGTAACACTGGTTCATCTGACTCTTCAGGTTCGCCTTCTCACATTTCAGGATCAAGTCGATCACTTACACCAACATTCTATTTTCCATAAGCTCTCTGACCAATTTCGGCTCATTGCACATCAGCCAATCCGGAGGAGCCGACGTCATGCCGAAATCTGGCTGCGCCAGATCTCCACGGATCCTTCTGTCAATCTGGCTCCCTTCCAATTGCAACTCCACTTAGTTGCCTATCGTGCAGCGACAAGAAGCCTTCCCACAGGAATGTTTACCCCTCCCCAGTTCAGGAGCCAACCGCACCTTCTCGAGAGGTCGCAACTTCCCTGGAGGAACCCATGATCATTATTCCTATGCCATCCCTCCTCCGCCAACTCCTCAGCCAGATATTAAATACGAAGTCACTCTACTTTTGGCTTCAACAGCAGGGGGCACGGGTAGTTTATTTTCACATGCTCCACGGGACAATTAAACTGTAGCCAAGTGCAATTCTGTTTTTGTCTGCTTTGCTGGAGAATGTATGTTCTTACTGCAGGAATATCCATGTATTGAGGAACATCTGAAACGGGAATAGGTTGCTCACCGTCCCCTTGGGTAACGGCAGTAACACTTTAAACTCAGTGCCGGCGTTTAGTTCAAGCTGGATACTGACTTGATATCGAAACACATAGGGATAAGAACTGGGAATGCCGACGATATTGAGCTGGCAGCATCCAAATATTATGCTCGTGTTGTAGATAAAACCCCGTGTAAATCTATGTACATTTCAATTGTATTCACAGAGACAGTGACTGGGGTTACTGTCGTGGCCAGTGATCCCAACCCCCTTGAAGACCccgataccatcacactcagctgTCACGCGTCGGGCACTGTTCAGACACGGACATGGGTCAAGGATAACCAACCCATCCAGGAAAACGGCAGAATATTTACATCTCCCGACAAGGCGAAACTGACTATAATCAGAGCTAACAGAAACGACGCAGGGACGTACAAGTGCATCGCCAGCAACTCATTCAGCAGTGGCGCTGGAGTGACCAACGTGCAAATTTACTGTAAGTAAACAGTTAGTCAACCGCgttcatttgtatcagatattacACTTAACCACATTTGCTCTCATATTTTCAATGAAGACAGAAGGTCATAATATCCCGTATCCATCAGGATTTTTCTCTAATCAGCACTTTTCTTCATTTTATAAATGGATCAGAGAAGTTCAGAATTGAACCGGAGCGTCCAGTTGTGTCCAATATAGTGTCAAACCTGACATTAACTTGCTTTGCTCTGTCAGTCCCCTGTGGTATATATTCATGGTACAAGGGGGACAATCtccggcagacagggcaggaactcacccttgtgtcagtgacaatgggaacaatctcctgcagacagggcaggaactcacccttgtgtcagtgacaatgggaacaatctcctgcagacagggcagaaactcacccttgtgtcagtgacaatgggaacaatctcctgcagacagggcaggaactcacccttgtatcagtgacaatgggaacaatctcctgcagacagggcaggaactcacccttgtgtcagtgacaatgggaacaatctcctgtaGACAGGGCAGGatctcacccttgtgtcagtgataatgggaacaatctcctgcagacagggcaggaactcacccttgagTCGGTGAGCTCGGTTGACGTTGGGAGTTATACATGTCGGATTAATAACGGCGTAACCAACAGGACCAGTTATCTTACAAGGTGTAGTTAGCGCACACGGTGAGTGAATGTGCCTCTCATTCGTTCATGTAAACCCGATGATCAAAGATTCAAACCGTTTCCTTCTTACGCTTTCCTCACGCCCTACCTTCACTCCTCCTTCTAAGTGGCCTACCAGAATAAAAGAGTAATTGATTTAAATTGATTCAATATCGAGACCAGCGACCAGAAGTTTCCAGAGCGTGGATCAATTATCATTTCTTAAATAAAGATGAGTTTTCGCCATGTAAAATATATGCTTGTTTTCTGTGTCATCACCAAAAACAGATGAAAATTGTACCTTCCGGGCTGGCGCGATCGTGGGCATTATACTCGGTTTACTTATCATGGGCCTGGTGGGAGGATTCAGTGGATGGCTGTTCGCAAGAAAAGCTGGCGGGTAATTGCATTTCTCTACGAATTTCGTTCCTACCTTTAATAATTGAATGTGAATTTCGGCAGAATCGACTTCAGCTGGGATCAGGGCCCATCTGTGGACAGAATCAGCATTCCGCCTTCACGGCGAAGTTGTCTGTCCGAAATTTGTCTGAAAGAGGTTTGCGTTCAGCAATATGTGTGTGAACAGCCTTATCTGTCAAAAAGGCCAAAGCAGTTTTGTCTACTTAACCCACCTGTCGATGCTATCGAGCTCGCCTGGTACAGGGCATCCGATAAACAGAACGTTATTAAGGGACATCTGGAGAGAATCGAATGGAATTATAGAGGCCATTCTCATTCGGTGCATCAGCGCCGGAAATTAAGTTCCTGACGAATTATTTTCTTGTCTTTGTTTCAGTTTATTCAGCAACATATATCCACCGAAATCTAAAAATGGCACGGGCAGAAATTCCGGATGGAAAAGTGAGTGAACACCGTTTCAACTGTCCTAATACTGAGTCCAGGGGAATCTCAGCATTTGATTTTAATCTGGGAGCTCCTAGTCCACTGAAGCTGGAGCTGGTCATCCGAGCGAATGGTCACGGATGATGCGACTTTTGCCGTTGGGTTTTCCAATTATTTTAGCTGAAAGCTTCTGCTGAAGATTACAATATCAGCGAAGTAATGGGATGGTAGTTCATGCAACTTAATTTCTCTCCATATTGATCAATATCGGCCCTCAATTCCTGGTTCCggcgattggtgggaagggagctCATGCTCTCAATGGCTTTTTCTATTGGGCCGGTTTGACGTCTGCTGTGTTCAACAAAGCCCCCTGACGCTCTGCACCCTTGTGCCATATCTTTTTTGTTTCCTCAGGCACCTTCGATACAAAGACCGTAAACTCATCAGAATATTATGAAAATGTCCAAATGGATGAACAGGTTGGATGTTTGCATTATGTCCGTGATCTCACTCATTTCTTTGCAAAGAGGGAAAAAAGAACATAAGTAATGTGATGGGTAGCGTCCATCGGGCCCTTCGGGCACAGGTGCGGCATTTAACAAGATCCTGGATGATCGATCCCGGATCTTATTTTCCGTTAATGGAgaaacaacacattatattccgcaAAGTAGacccaaacctgatggcatgaacatcgacctTACCCCACCAGTATTTCTGttcacttctctcttcttctattttccactccggcctcttacatcttctcctcacctgcccatcaactccctccggtgaccatccctcttccccttcccctatgGCACACTCGCCTCTGCAATCTGTtcactgtggttaagaatgcgtatggtgtattgaccttcatcaatcgtaggattgaattcaggagctgagaggtaatgttgcagctgtagcaggtaatgttgcaggtaatgttgcagaccccacctggagtactgtgctcagttctgttcacatcactatagaaaggatgtggaagccatagaaagggtgcaggggagatttgtaaggatgttgcctggattggggagcatgccttatgagaatagttcgagtgaactcggccttttctcctcggagtggaGGAAGATTAAAAGTGACCTGATAAaggcgtacaagatgatgagaggcattgatcatgtggatagtcagagactttttcccagggctgaaatgcttgctacaagaggacacaggtttaaggtgctggggagtaggtacagaggagatgtcaggggtaagttttttttactcaaagagtggtgagtgcgtggaatgggctaccggcaacgGAAGGGAAACCGTATAAAATATGGTCTTTTaagcttttggataggtacatggagctacctaaaatagagggatatagttaagcctagtaatttctaaggtagggttgtgtacagcacaactttgtgggaggaagagcctgtattgtgctgctggttttctatgtttctacgttttaCTTTTCTTCAGCCTTTCCCCCTTTCGCACTCATCAGGCCTCACCTCCCAGCCAGTGCTCATTCCCCTGGCCAC
This window harbors:
- the LOC132390289 gene encoding carcinoembryonic antigen-related cell adhesion molecule 5-like, which codes for MEINTDRCQVVHFVRSNVKAEYSINERVSNVTVTSNATRLIEYSDTVRLTCSARGTNVSYLWHAENRKIIPGDRIVLNGDHSTLTVSGVLRTDGSFTCRASNMINEITSSPFSLHVSYGPDRPSVITQPHSSFHIAGGSLRLTCFSQSRPDAQLNWQLNGAHLHSGQEVVLDSISVNNAGTYTCEAYNTITKRNNASTTEIIVFETVTGVTVVASDPNPLEDPDTITLSCHASGTVQTRTWVKDNQPIQENGRIFTSPDKAKLTIIRANRNDAGTYKCIASNSFSSGAGVTNVQIYCTFDTKTVNSSEYYENVQMDEQGARNNAQDGDSTYTGLILEYRSVYRDLNS